A DNA window from Drosophila biarmipes strain raj3 chromosome 2R, RU_DBia_V1.1, whole genome shotgun sequence contains the following coding sequences:
- the LOC108036446 gene encoding EH domain-binding protein 1 isoform X3, which yields MASVWKRLQRNFKRAAKFQFTASYHDLHLETTAKWRPSNLSIVWTRRSRRVASAPLPWEPDMMNPLVGNICWPVPDNHTISVTLFKDPRTHELEDKDWTFVIEDVTPMGKKRVLANASINMRKYASVESTQQSFTLTLKPVSKKITAASLELTISCVFLREGKATDEDMQSVVSMMSVNNNDVAPLDDLEDIPDFDNCSEITDFTQQLKHLTISLNGCIDLDTPQSEADGKGEAANKMDSSTATGATGGLSSASADESLKTPNGLQPLVDSTPIKTPGEVKSPPKQTPAGPSRSKTIETFDKMVTSTPLEPKVSADNAKPKKKRALFFSEKEDEQDLRVTSLKEESGDNSTKKELPKEDSKSSKEASSVVVVPPSTKRPELQPLNLKKSYEPSSPTPAPAPAPASVINESTGSQSGLSTSGPQNNSLKPVEKIVLKTNTPGQDLLEWCKEVTKDYPNVKVTNLTTSWRNGMAFCAIIHHFAPELIDMSQLSAHDVVGNCRIAFDAAESLGIPRVIEPREMNMLTVPDKLGVMTYLHQLRAHFTGKQLKIEQIGSTADESSYVIGDYMSDNLSQSRITFSHPKSLLLHQNSIDEEIHGLNKPEPLSPTKKKDVKNQILNNSKNILDKVMSPTKDKNSINASQHANQSSVLSSQTPPPPQEEALDEAPPGGGKENISKNVIDPQAASRILTRHKLMSEKAKLMMEKLKLYNTSEANDEDRQARLREQARRLILETRVRSGGSIESPTSPTRPKLERTISPIHNGAEEFYLEQSKKLEAKEPGSPSHRLSDLKGLGVNGSPLQSFHAIVERVSPKHEKKGDKLSYIESELEALEREQEAIDQKASSLEAKLRAVMGGNPKTEETEEQLLSQWFTLVNKKNALLRRQMQLNILEQEKDLERKHTMLNQELRAAQSVEDWRKTEVQREKERLLLEELMTIVDKRDQLVQHLHNQEIAIEDDQEIARELEHVDISEKDKCVLQ from the exons ATGGCCAGCGTGTGGAAGCGATTGCAGCGCAATTTCAAGCGCGCCGCCAAATTCCAGTTCACCGCCTCGTACCACGATCTGCATCTGGAAACCACCGCCAAGTG GCGGCCGTCGAACCTCTCCATCGTGTGGACCAGGCGATCTAGACGAGTGGCCAGTGCGCCGCTGCCATGGGAGCCGGACATGATGAATCCCCTGGTGGGCAACATTTGCTGGCCAGTGCCCGACAATCACACCATTTCGGTGACCCTGTTCAAGGATCCGCGGACGCACGAGCTGGAGGACAAGGACTGGACGTTTGTCATCGAAGAT GTCACACCCATGGGCAAGAAACGCGTCCTGGCCAATGCCAGCATCAATATGAGGAAGTATGCCAGCGTGGAGTCCACTCAGCAGAGCTTTACCCTGACCCTGAAGCCGGTCTCCAAGAAGATAACGGCCGCCAGTCTGGAACTCACTATAAGCTGTGTGTTCCTAAGGGAAGGAAAGGCCAC CGATGAGGACATGCAGAGCGTGGTCTCCATGATGTCCGTGAACAACAACGATGTGGCGCCCCTGGATGACTTGGAGGACATTCCCGACTTCGACAATTGCAGTGAGATCACCGACTTCACCCAGCAACTGAAGCATTTGACCATAAGCCTCAATGGCTGCATTGATCTGGACACCCCCCAAAGTG AAGCCGACGGCAAGGGCGAAGCCGCCAACAAGATGGACTCGAGCACGGCCACCGGAGCAACCGGTGGTCTTAGTAGTGCCAGTGCCGACGAGTCCCTCAAAACTCCCAATGGACTGCAGCCGCTGGTGGACAGCACGCCCATTAAGACACCTGGCGAGGTGAAGTCGCCTCCGAAGCAAACCCCTGCGGGGCCCTCGCGCTCGAAAACCATCGAGACCTTCGACAAAATGGTCACCTCAACGCCCCTGGAACCCAAAGTCAGCGCAGATAATGCCAAGCCAAAGAAGAAAAGGGCTCTCTTCTTCAGCGAGAAGGAGGATGAGCAGGACTTGAGGGTGACGAGTCTCAAGGAGGAGAGTGGCGACAACAGCACCAAAAAGGAGTTGCCTAAAGAGGACAGCAAGTCCTCTAAGGAGGCCTCATCTGTGGTGGTGGTTCCGCCGAGCACCAAGCGCCCCGAGCTGCAGCCCCTGAATCTGAAGAAGAGCTACGAACCCTCGAGCCCGACCCCTGCTCCCGCACCCGCACCCGCATCTGTGATAAACGAATCCACTGGATCGCAGTCGGGCCTGAGTACCTCTGGCCCGCAGAACAACAGCCTGAAGCCCGTGGAGAAGATCGTGCTGAAGACGAACACGCCCGGGCAGGATCTGCTGGAGTGGTGCAAGGAAGTTACCAAAGACTACCCCAACGTGAAGGTCACCAACCTGACGACCAGCTGGCGCAACGGCATGGCCTTCTGCGCCATCATTCATCACTTTGCGCCCGAGCTCAT TGACATGTCCCAGCTGAGCGCCCATGATGTGGTGGGCAACTGTCGCATTGCCTTTGATGCGGCGGAATCTTTGGGGATACCCCGGGTGATCGAGCCGCGGGAAATGAATATGCTGACTGTGCCGGACAAGTTGGGCGTGATGACCTATTTGCATCAGCTGAGGGCGCATTTCACCGGCAAGCAGCTGAAAATTGAGCAAATTG GATCCACGGCGGATGAGTCGAGCTACGTGATTGGAGACTATATGTCGGACAATTTGTCGCAGAGTCGCATCACCTTTTCGCACCCGAAGTCTTTGCTGCTGCATCAGAACTCCATCGACGAGGAGATCCACGGACTCAACAAGCCAGAGCCACTCTCGCCCACTAAGAAGAAGGATGTGAAGAATCAGATTCTGAACAACTCGAAGAACATACTGGACAAGGTGATGTCGCCCACCAAGGACAAGAACTCGATCAACGCGTCGCAGCACGCCAATCAGTCGTCGGTGCTCAGCAGCCAGACACCGCCTCCGCCGCAGGAGGAGGCCCTGGACGAAGCTCCTCCAGGGGGAGGCAAGGAGAACATCTCCAAGAACGTCATAGATCCCCAGGCGGCCAGT CGAATCCTAACGCGCCACAAGCTGATGAGCGAGAAAGCCAAGCTGATGATGGAAAAGCTAAAGCTTTACAATACCAGCGAGGCGAACGAC GAGGATCGACAGGCGCGCCTGCGGGAACAGGCTCGTCGCCTCATCCTGGAGACGCGTGTGCGGAGCGGCGGCTCCATCGAGAGTCCCACCAGCCCCACGAGGCCCAAGCTGGAGCGCACCATCTCGCCCATCCACAACGGAGCCGAGGAGTTCTACCTGGAGCAGTCCAAGAAGCTGGAAGCCAAGGAGCCGGGCAGTCCTAGTCATAGGTTAAGTGATCTGAAGGGCCTGGGAGTGAATGGCAGTCCCCTGCAGTCCTTCCACGCGATCGTGGAGCGCGTCTCACCAAAGCACGAGAAGAAG GGTGACAAGCTGTCCTACATCGAGTCGGAGCTGGAGGCCCTGGAGCGGGAGCAGGAGGCCATCGACCAGAAGGCCAGCAGCCTGGAGGCCAAGCTGCGCGCCGTGATGGGCGGCAATCCAA AGACCGAGGAAACGGAGGAGCAGTTGCTATCGCAATGGTTCACGCTGGTCAACAAGAAGAACGCACTTCTCCGGCGACAAATGCAGCTGAACATTCT CGAACAAGAGAAAGATTTGGAGCGAAAGCATACAATGCTGAACCAGGAGCTGCGGGCGGCGCAATCTGTGGAGGACTGGCGCAAGACGGAAGTGCAGCGGGAGAAGGAGCGGCTGCTGCTCGAGGAGCTGATGACGATTGTGGACAAGCGTGACCAGTTGGTGCAGCATCTGCACAACCAGGAGATTGC GATCGAGGACGACCAGGAGATCGCGAGGGAACTGGAGCACGTGGACATCAGCGAAAAAGACAAATGTGTTCTTCAATAG
- the LOC108036446 gene encoding EH domain-binding protein 1 isoform X1 codes for MASVWKRLQRNFKRAAKFQFTASYHDLHLETTAKWRPSNLSIVWTRRSRRVASAPLPWEPDMMNPLVGNICWPVPDNHTISVTLFKDPRTHELEDKDWTFVIEDVTPMGKKRVLANASINMRKYASVESTQQSFTLTLKPVSKKITAASLELTISCVFLREGKATDEDMQSVVSMMSVNNNDVAPLDDLEDIPDFDNCSEITDFTQQLKHLTISLNGCIDLDTPQSVPSLSEDPTPLAESINQLHFELEADGKGEAANKMDSSTATGATGGLSSASADESLKTPNGLQPLVDSTPIKTPGEVKSPPKQTPAGPSRSKTIETFDKMVTSTPLEPKVSADNAKPKKKRALFFSEKEDEQDLRVTSLKEESGDNSTKKELPKEDSKSSKEASSVVVVPPSTKRPELQPLNLKKSYEPSSPTPAPAPAPASVINESTGSQSGLSTSGPQNNSLKPVEKIVLKTNTPGQDLLEWCKEVTKDYPNVKVTNLTTSWRNGMAFCAIIHHFAPELIDMSQLSAHDVVGNCRIAFDAAESLGIPRVIEPREMNMLTVPDKLGVMTYLHQLRAHFTGKQLKIEQIGSTADESSYVIGDYMSDNLSQSRITFSHPKSLLLHQNSIDEEIHGLNKPEPLSPTKKKDVKNQILNNSKNILDKVMSPTKDKNSINASQHANQSSVLSSQTPPPPQEEALDEAPPGGGKENISKNVIDPQAASEDRQARLREQARRLILETRVRSGGSIESPTSPTRPKLERTISPIHNGAEEFYLEQSKKLEAKEPGSPSHRLSDLKGLGVNGSPLQSFHAIVERVSPKHEKKGDKLSYIESELEALEREQEAIDQKASSLEAKLRAVMGGNPSNNRRGGARNGNPILRLIRNSIGGGDVIRIKLLDSDDESLFGGGGAGSGGGVGAFSEDDDRDSSSDSVCNSGDELHTRLRPRPRSHSCFVNVPKSVHPSTMTPPAHLRPHHVHHVVPYTHMLDSSPSALSSQQSSCDNLPACSEDDEVLALAATGRAASLRRQQDRHRRRRQRRERRSHLCHTPSHCETEETEEQLLSQWFTLVNKKNALLRRQMQLNILEQEKDLERKHTMLNQELRAAQSVEDWRKTEVQREKERLLLEELMTIVDKRDQLVQHLHNQEIAIEDDQEIARELEHVDISEKDKCVLQ; via the exons ATGGCCAGCGTGTGGAAGCGATTGCAGCGCAATTTCAAGCGCGCCGCCAAATTCCAGTTCACCGCCTCGTACCACGATCTGCATCTGGAAACCACCGCCAAGTG GCGGCCGTCGAACCTCTCCATCGTGTGGACCAGGCGATCTAGACGAGTGGCCAGTGCGCCGCTGCCATGGGAGCCGGACATGATGAATCCCCTGGTGGGCAACATTTGCTGGCCAGTGCCCGACAATCACACCATTTCGGTGACCCTGTTCAAGGATCCGCGGACGCACGAGCTGGAGGACAAGGACTGGACGTTTGTCATCGAAGAT GTCACACCCATGGGCAAGAAACGCGTCCTGGCCAATGCCAGCATCAATATGAGGAAGTATGCCAGCGTGGAGTCCACTCAGCAGAGCTTTACCCTGACCCTGAAGCCGGTCTCCAAGAAGATAACGGCCGCCAGTCTGGAACTCACTATAAGCTGTGTGTTCCTAAGGGAAGGAAAGGCCAC CGATGAGGACATGCAGAGCGTGGTCTCCATGATGTCCGTGAACAACAACGATGTGGCGCCCCTGGATGACTTGGAGGACATTCCCGACTTCGACAATTGCAGTGAGATCACCGACTTCACCCAGCAACTGAAGCATTTGACCATAAGCCTCAATGGCTGCATTGATCTGGACACCCCCCAAAGTG TACCTTCGTTATCTGAAGATCCAACTCCGTTGGCCGAGTCCATTAATCAATTGCATTTTGAACTAGAAGCCGACGGCAAGGGCGAAGCCGCCAACAAGATGGACTCGAGCACGGCCACCGGAGCAACCGGTGGTCTTAGTAGTGCCAGTGCCGACGAGTCCCTCAAAACTCCCAATGGACTGCAGCCGCTGGTGGACAGCACGCCCATTAAGACACCTGGCGAGGTGAAGTCGCCTCCGAAGCAAACCCCTGCGGGGCCCTCGCGCTCGAAAACCATCGAGACCTTCGACAAAATGGTCACCTCAACGCCCCTGGAACCCAAAGTCAGCGCAGATAATGCCAAGCCAAAGAAGAAAAGGGCTCTCTTCTTCAGCGAGAAGGAGGATGAGCAGGACTTGAGGGTGACGAGTCTCAAGGAGGAGAGTGGCGACAACAGCACCAAAAAGGAGTTGCCTAAAGAGGACAGCAAGTCCTCTAAGGAGGCCTCATCTGTGGTGGTGGTTCCGCCGAGCACCAAGCGCCCCGAGCTGCAGCCCCTGAATCTGAAGAAGAGCTACGAACCCTCGAGCCCGACCCCTGCTCCCGCACCCGCACCCGCATCTGTGATAAACGAATCCACTGGATCGCAGTCGGGCCTGAGTACCTCTGGCCCGCAGAACAACAGCCTGAAGCCCGTGGAGAAGATCGTGCTGAAGACGAACACGCCCGGGCAGGATCTGCTGGAGTGGTGCAAGGAAGTTACCAAAGACTACCCCAACGTGAAGGTCACCAACCTGACGACCAGCTGGCGCAACGGCATGGCCTTCTGCGCCATCATTCATCACTTTGCGCCCGAGCTCAT TGACATGTCCCAGCTGAGCGCCCATGATGTGGTGGGCAACTGTCGCATTGCCTTTGATGCGGCGGAATCTTTGGGGATACCCCGGGTGATCGAGCCGCGGGAAATGAATATGCTGACTGTGCCGGACAAGTTGGGCGTGATGACCTATTTGCATCAGCTGAGGGCGCATTTCACCGGCAAGCAGCTGAAAATTGAGCAAATTG GATCCACGGCGGATGAGTCGAGCTACGTGATTGGAGACTATATGTCGGACAATTTGTCGCAGAGTCGCATCACCTTTTCGCACCCGAAGTCTTTGCTGCTGCATCAGAACTCCATCGACGAGGAGATCCACGGACTCAACAAGCCAGAGCCACTCTCGCCCACTAAGAAGAAGGATGTGAAGAATCAGATTCTGAACAACTCGAAGAACATACTGGACAAGGTGATGTCGCCCACCAAGGACAAGAACTCGATCAACGCGTCGCAGCACGCCAATCAGTCGTCGGTGCTCAGCAGCCAGACACCGCCTCCGCCGCAGGAGGAGGCCCTGGACGAAGCTCCTCCAGGGGGAGGCAAGGAGAACATCTCCAAGAACGTCATAGATCCCCAGGCGGCCAGT GAGGATCGACAGGCGCGCCTGCGGGAACAGGCTCGTCGCCTCATCCTGGAGACGCGTGTGCGGAGCGGCGGCTCCATCGAGAGTCCCACCAGCCCCACGAGGCCCAAGCTGGAGCGCACCATCTCGCCCATCCACAACGGAGCCGAGGAGTTCTACCTGGAGCAGTCCAAGAAGCTGGAAGCCAAGGAGCCGGGCAGTCCTAGTCATAGGTTAAGTGATCTGAAGGGCCTGGGAGTGAATGGCAGTCCCCTGCAGTCCTTCCACGCGATCGTGGAGCGCGTCTCACCAAAGCACGAGAAGAAG GGTGACAAGCTGTCCTACATCGAGTCGGAGCTGGAGGCCCTGGAGCGGGAGCAGGAGGCCATCGACCAGAAGGCCAGCAGCCTGGAGGCCAAGCTGCGCGCCGTGATGGGCGGCAATCCAAGTAATAATCGCCGGGGTGGCGCTCGTAATGGCAACCCCATCCTTAGGCTAATCCGAAATAGTATTGGTGGTGGTGATGTGATACGCATCAAGCTGCTCGACTCCGATGACGAGAGTCTGTTTGGTGGAGGAGGTGCTGGGAGTGGTGGTGGTGTTGGTGCCTTTAGCGAGGACGACGACCGGGACTCGTCCAGCGACAGTGTCTGCAACTCCGGCGACGAGTTGCACACGCGCCTGCGCCCCCGGCCGCGCTCCCATTCGTGTTTTGTAAATGTGCCCAAGAGTGTGCATCCATCGACCATGACCCCGCCCGCCCATCTGCGACCGCATCATGTGCATCATGTTGTGCCCTACACCCACATGCTAGACAGCTCCCCGTCGGCGCTCTCCTCGCAGCAGTCCTCCTGCGACAATCTGCCCGCGTGCAGCGAGGATGACGAGGTCCTGGCGCTGGCGGCCACCGGCCGAGCGGCTTCCTTGCGGCGGCAGCAGGATCGCCACAGGCGACGCCGTCAGCGGCGGGAGCGGCGCTCCCATTTGTGTCACACCCCCAGTCATTGTG AGACCGAGGAAACGGAGGAGCAGTTGCTATCGCAATGGTTCACGCTGGTCAACAAGAAGAACGCACTTCTCCGGCGACAAATGCAGCTGAACATTCT CGAACAAGAGAAAGATTTGGAGCGAAAGCATACAATGCTGAACCAGGAGCTGCGGGCGGCGCAATCTGTGGAGGACTGGCGCAAGACGGAAGTGCAGCGGGAGAAGGAGCGGCTGCTGCTCGAGGAGCTGATGACGATTGTGGACAAGCGTGACCAGTTGGTGCAGCATCTGCACAACCAGGAGATTGC GATCGAGGACGACCAGGAGATCGCGAGGGAACTGGAGCACGTGGACATCAGCGAAAAAGACAAATGTGTTCTTCAATAG
- the LOC108036446 gene encoding EH domain-binding protein 1 isoform X4 produces MASVWKRLQRNFKRAAKFQFTASYHDLHLETTAKWRPSNLSIVWTRRSRRVASAPLPWEPDMMNPLVGNICWPVPDNHTISVTLFKDPRTHELEDKDWTFVIEDVTPMGKKRVLANASINMRKYASVESTQQSFTLTLKPVSKKITAASLELTISCVFLREGKATDEDMQSVVSMMSVNNNDVAPLDDLEDIPDFDNCSEITDFTQQLKHLTISLNGCIDLDTPQSADGKGEAANKMDSSTATGATGGLSSASADESLKTPNGLQPLVDSTPIKTPGEVKSPPKQTPAGPSRSKTIETFDKMVTSTPLEPKVSADNAKPKKKRALFFSEKEDEQDLRVTSLKEESGDNSTKKELPKEDSKSSKEASSVVVVPPSTKRPELQPLNLKKSYEPSSPTPAPAPAPASVINESTGSQSGLSTSGPQNNSLKPVEKIVLKTNTPGQDLLEWCKEVTKDYPNVKVTNLTTSWRNGMAFCAIIHHFAPELIDMSQLSAHDVVGNCRIAFDAAESLGIPRVIEPREMNMLTVPDKLGVMTYLHQLRAHFTGKQLKIEQIGSTADESSYVIGDYMSDNLSQSRITFSHPKSLLLHQNSIDEEIHGLNKPEPLSPTKKKDVKNQILNNSKNILDKVMSPTKDKNSINASQHANQSSVLSSQTPPPPQEEALDEAPPGGGKENISKNVIDPQAASRILTRHKLMSEKAKLMMEKLKLYNTSEANDEDRQARLREQARRLILETRVRSGGSIESPTSPTRPKLERTISPIHNGAEEFYLEQSKKLEAKEPGSPSHRLSDLKGLGVNGSPLQSFHAIVERVSPKHEKKGDKLSYIESELEALEREQEAIDQKASSLEAKLRAVMGGNPKTEETEEQLLSQWFTLVNKKNALLRRQMQLNILEQEKDLERKHTMLNQELRAAQSVEDWRKTEVQREKERLLLEELMTIVDKRDQLVQHLHNQEIAIEDDQEIARELEHVDISEKDKCVLQ; encoded by the exons ATGGCCAGCGTGTGGAAGCGATTGCAGCGCAATTTCAAGCGCGCCGCCAAATTCCAGTTCACCGCCTCGTACCACGATCTGCATCTGGAAACCACCGCCAAGTG GCGGCCGTCGAACCTCTCCATCGTGTGGACCAGGCGATCTAGACGAGTGGCCAGTGCGCCGCTGCCATGGGAGCCGGACATGATGAATCCCCTGGTGGGCAACATTTGCTGGCCAGTGCCCGACAATCACACCATTTCGGTGACCCTGTTCAAGGATCCGCGGACGCACGAGCTGGAGGACAAGGACTGGACGTTTGTCATCGAAGAT GTCACACCCATGGGCAAGAAACGCGTCCTGGCCAATGCCAGCATCAATATGAGGAAGTATGCCAGCGTGGAGTCCACTCAGCAGAGCTTTACCCTGACCCTGAAGCCGGTCTCCAAGAAGATAACGGCCGCCAGTCTGGAACTCACTATAAGCTGTGTGTTCCTAAGGGAAGGAAAGGCCAC CGATGAGGACATGCAGAGCGTGGTCTCCATGATGTCCGTGAACAACAACGATGTGGCGCCCCTGGATGACTTGGAGGACATTCCCGACTTCGACAATTGCAGTGAGATCACCGACTTCACCCAGCAACTGAAGCATTTGACCATAAGCCTCAATGGCTGCATTGATCTGGACACCCCCCAAAGTG CCGACGGCAAGGGCGAAGCCGCCAACAAGATGGACTCGAGCACGGCCACCGGAGCAACCGGTGGTCTTAGTAGTGCCAGTGCCGACGAGTCCCTCAAAACTCCCAATGGACTGCAGCCGCTGGTGGACAGCACGCCCATTAAGACACCTGGCGAGGTGAAGTCGCCTCCGAAGCAAACCCCTGCGGGGCCCTCGCGCTCGAAAACCATCGAGACCTTCGACAAAATGGTCACCTCAACGCCCCTGGAACCCAAAGTCAGCGCAGATAATGCCAAGCCAAAGAAGAAAAGGGCTCTCTTCTTCAGCGAGAAGGAGGATGAGCAGGACTTGAGGGTGACGAGTCTCAAGGAGGAGAGTGGCGACAACAGCACCAAAAAGGAGTTGCCTAAAGAGGACAGCAAGTCCTCTAAGGAGGCCTCATCTGTGGTGGTGGTTCCGCCGAGCACCAAGCGCCCCGAGCTGCAGCCCCTGAATCTGAAGAAGAGCTACGAACCCTCGAGCCCGACCCCTGCTCCCGCACCCGCACCCGCATCTGTGATAAACGAATCCACTGGATCGCAGTCGGGCCTGAGTACCTCTGGCCCGCAGAACAACAGCCTGAAGCCCGTGGAGAAGATCGTGCTGAAGACGAACACGCCCGGGCAGGATCTGCTGGAGTGGTGCAAGGAAGTTACCAAAGACTACCCCAACGTGAAGGTCACCAACCTGACGACCAGCTGGCGCAACGGCATGGCCTTCTGCGCCATCATTCATCACTTTGCGCCCGAGCTCAT TGACATGTCCCAGCTGAGCGCCCATGATGTGGTGGGCAACTGTCGCATTGCCTTTGATGCGGCGGAATCTTTGGGGATACCCCGGGTGATCGAGCCGCGGGAAATGAATATGCTGACTGTGCCGGACAAGTTGGGCGTGATGACCTATTTGCATCAGCTGAGGGCGCATTTCACCGGCAAGCAGCTGAAAATTGAGCAAATTG GATCCACGGCGGATGAGTCGAGCTACGTGATTGGAGACTATATGTCGGACAATTTGTCGCAGAGTCGCATCACCTTTTCGCACCCGAAGTCTTTGCTGCTGCATCAGAACTCCATCGACGAGGAGATCCACGGACTCAACAAGCCAGAGCCACTCTCGCCCACTAAGAAGAAGGATGTGAAGAATCAGATTCTGAACAACTCGAAGAACATACTGGACAAGGTGATGTCGCCCACCAAGGACAAGAACTCGATCAACGCGTCGCAGCACGCCAATCAGTCGTCGGTGCTCAGCAGCCAGACACCGCCTCCGCCGCAGGAGGAGGCCCTGGACGAAGCTCCTCCAGGGGGAGGCAAGGAGAACATCTCCAAGAACGTCATAGATCCCCAGGCGGCCAGT CGAATCCTAACGCGCCACAAGCTGATGAGCGAGAAAGCCAAGCTGATGATGGAAAAGCTAAAGCTTTACAATACCAGCGAGGCGAACGAC GAGGATCGACAGGCGCGCCTGCGGGAACAGGCTCGTCGCCTCATCCTGGAGACGCGTGTGCGGAGCGGCGGCTCCATCGAGAGTCCCACCAGCCCCACGAGGCCCAAGCTGGAGCGCACCATCTCGCCCATCCACAACGGAGCCGAGGAGTTCTACCTGGAGCAGTCCAAGAAGCTGGAAGCCAAGGAGCCGGGCAGTCCTAGTCATAGGTTAAGTGATCTGAAGGGCCTGGGAGTGAATGGCAGTCCCCTGCAGTCCTTCCACGCGATCGTGGAGCGCGTCTCACCAAAGCACGAGAAGAAG GGTGACAAGCTGTCCTACATCGAGTCGGAGCTGGAGGCCCTGGAGCGGGAGCAGGAGGCCATCGACCAGAAGGCCAGCAGCCTGGAGGCCAAGCTGCGCGCCGTGATGGGCGGCAATCCAA AGACCGAGGAAACGGAGGAGCAGTTGCTATCGCAATGGTTCACGCTGGTCAACAAGAAGAACGCACTTCTCCGGCGACAAATGCAGCTGAACATTCT CGAACAAGAGAAAGATTTGGAGCGAAAGCATACAATGCTGAACCAGGAGCTGCGGGCGGCGCAATCTGTGGAGGACTGGCGCAAGACGGAAGTGCAGCGGGAGAAGGAGCGGCTGCTGCTCGAGGAGCTGATGACGATTGTGGACAAGCGTGACCAGTTGGTGCAGCATCTGCACAACCAGGAGATTGC GATCGAGGACGACCAGGAGATCGCGAGGGAACTGGAGCACGTGGACATCAGCGAAAAAGACAAATGTGTTCTTCAATAG